A stretch of DNA from Arachis hypogaea cultivar Tifrunner chromosome 19, arahy.Tifrunner.gnm2.J5K5, whole genome shotgun sequence:
TTCATCATGTGCAAGCTGGTTGAATCATGCCCAGCAGGGCCTTGCTGCTTTGGCTATTTCTTTGGCACTCAACTTCAACCCAATTTTGTACACTGGCAATGCATTTGCATCTGAATTTGATGTTCTTAACGAGGGTCCTCCAAAAGAAACTTATGTGGTTGATGATGCTGGAGTGCTTAGCAGAGTAACAAGGTCTGATTTGAAGCGCTTGTTATCTGATTTGGAATCAAGGAAGAATTTCCACATCAACTTTGTCACTGTTAGGAAACTCACGGTTAGTTATAATTTACAACAattatatgtttttaattttatttatttatgttaatgcACTTGATATCATGTTATTTTACTTGAAGTTGACAGAATGTGAAAGATTAAACAAATTCTTATCATGATGTGCTGTGAAAGATTAAGCAAGTTCAATGCATGCTCTAGGAACATTCACAGCCACACacttttttgttttatataatttgaaaacTTTACAAATGAAAATGTGTGGTTGATGATGCTCTTGAAGCAAGTATCAAATGTTCTTCAAGAGCATGCAAATATTTCTCATGTATGTTAAGGCCTTTTCGATGATAGCTTTAAATTGTAGTCTGCAACATTAACCTGAATTGTAATTTATTTCTTCTAAAGCCATAGAACATGATTGCGTAGTTTGATCCATATAGCAGACGCCATGTAGAGAAAAACtgtattgttgttgttcttgtctaACCTTATCGATGTTCCTTGCAATGCGATACTGGAAATAAGAGTAATTTGGTTTTATGATGTGATGCGGTTGCAGAGCAAAGCTGATGCTTTTGAGTATGCTGATCAAGTTTTGGAGCGTTGGTATCCTTCCATAGAAGAAGGCAACAACAAGGGTATTGTGGTTCTTGTCACAAGCCAGAAGGAAGGAGCAATCACCGGTGGCCCGGCTTTTGTCCAAGCTGTTGGAGAAAAGGTTCTTGATGCTACTGTCTCTGAGAACCTTCCAGGTACTTCCAAATTCCGCTCTATAACCTAATAGTATCATCATGAACAATTGTGGCTAACTTAACTGAATGTCTTCTATTGATGGGAATAGATTCACTCGTGTGAAGCGTTTACACGATTCGATCATGTATGATGATCTTTCACTGTTAGCTCTCTTTCGTTAAATTTCTAGTCTGAGCTCtgctttctaaattgatagtgaAAGATCACACATTAAATGAGAAGATCTAGCATGCAtgttgttaaattttttataagacATAGTTGATTTCTACTAGGTGGGCCAGCTTTGAGCAATTTCTAAGTTGGATTTAGCAGAAACTAGCTTTATATGTTCATCTTTGCAAAAACCAAAGCAGATGAATTTTGAACTTGGCATCTGGTTGCATCTTGGTCCGAACGGTTGAGATGCCATGCTTGTCAGGCATATCATGCAAACAACTCctatatatttatgtttatgcTAGGCAAAAATTTTCTTGATTATAAATCCTTATACATTGTTCTTTATATAGAAGACAGATATGTGACAGGACACCATGACATTGTTTGATCCATGTAGTTTTGAAAGAATTATGTATTCTATAACATTTGGTTATGTCTgaatccaattccttttatacTTCTTAGACATGTTTGGTTAAATGGTAAAGAAGAGGTGGAAACTTTCATGTATGACAGTATGCATATGATGAGTATAA
This window harbors:
- the LOC112777632 gene encoding UPF0603 protein At1g54780, chloroplastic, producing the protein MGTIFPPHTHTLSPLFNIKASSSSRTLLSPSNSIFCFKPIIPSLKKNQTLSFKPSSCASWLNHAQQGLAALAISLALNFNPILYTGNAFASEFDVLNEGPPKETYVVDDAGVLSRVTRSDLKRLLSDLESRKNFHINFVTVRKLTSKADAFEYADQVLERWYPSIEEGNNKGIVVLVTSQKEGAITGGPAFVQAVGEKVLDATVSENLPVLATDEKYNEAIYSTAKRLVAAIDGLPDPGGPTFKDNKRESNFKSREETEEKRGQFSLVVGGLLVIAFVVPMAQYYAYVSKK